One part of the Humulus lupulus chromosome 9, drHumLupu1.1, whole genome shotgun sequence genome encodes these proteins:
- the LOC133802640 gene encoding uncharacterized protein LOC133802640, producing the protein MGFEKQNLDMVLVPSGLLVMFGYHLYLLYRCLYRPHTTAIGFENNDRKAWVERIMQIDKKEIGTALAVIQSNTTAATFLCSVSLTMSSLIGAWLGSSSERIFRSELIYGDTRPSTMSIKYICLLTCFLLAFASFVQSARHFVHANFLISTPETDIPFEYVEIAVIRGSNFWSLGLRSLYFALNMLLWFFGPIPMFVSSLVMVVLLHVLDSNSRPLHKHRELKRARERSSEVALADQVVHGRKSQVQV; encoded by the exons ATGGGATTCGAAAAGCAGAATCTGGATATGGTGTTGGTCCCAAGTGGATTACTAGTGATGTTTGGTTACCATCTTTATCTTCTCTACAGATGCCTATATCGTCCACACACCACAGCCATTGGTTTCGAAAACAACGACCGAAAAGCTTGGGTCGAACGAATCATGCAG ATCGACAAAAAGGAGATCGGAACAGCTCTCGCAGTCATTCAATCAAACACCACGGCTGCAACTTTCTTATGCTCGGTTTCCTTGACTATGAGCTCCCTAATCGGAGCATGGCTCGGAAGCTCGTCGGAGAGAATCTTCCGTAGCGAACTGATATACGGAGACACACGACCTTCGACCATGTCGATCAAGTACATATGCCTGCTGACTTGTTTTCTTCTGGCTTTTGCGTCGTTCGTTCAGTCAGCTCGGCACTTCGTTCATGCAAATTTTCTAATAAGTACGCCCGAAACTGACATCCCATTTGAGTATGTGGAGATTGCTGTGATTAGAGGAAGCAATTTCTGGTCTTTGGGTCTAAGATCTCTATATTTTGCTCTTAATATGTTGCTTTGGTTCTTTGGTCCGATTCCCATGTTTGTTTCTTCTCTGGTTATGGTCGTACTTTTGCATGTTCTTGATTCAAACTCCAGGCCATTGCATAAGCATAGAGAGCTTAAAAGGGCTCGCGAGAGAAGCTCTGAAGTGGCTCTTGCAGATCAAGTAGTTCATGGTAGAAAATCTCAGGTTCAAGTCTGA
- the LOC133801569 gene encoding trans-resveratrol di-O-methyltransferase-like has protein sequence MAKEMIMATFDGQGSNNNSELFQAQSHLYKHALCYITSMCLKSAVELGIPDIINNHNGQSITLPELVSALHLPPAKNGFVHRLMRLLVHSGFFTSKKISQNQEEQEAYDLTPSSRLLLKDKVVVQSLSPFVLAMLDPAFMAPWHFLGSWLQKDESATTPFELAHEMSIFEYMSKNTEFSDLFNGAMASDSGMMKLVVKDIRPVFEGLCSLVDVGGGTGGVCRILIEAFPHLKCKVLELPHVIADLPNTENLIFVEGDMFQAIPQADALLLKWILHDWSDEECLTILKKCREAIPSYGGGKVVIIDIVINDQNDELETAEAKLYLDLLMMTLATGRERSEKDWEKLFLEAGFTRYKIIPIFGLKSLIEVFP, from the exons ATGGCCAAGGAGATGATTATGGCAACCTTTGATGGCCAAGGAAGTAATAACAATAGTGAGTTATTCCAAGCTCAATCTCATTTGTACAAGCACGCACTATGTTACATAACTTCCATGTGTCTAAAATCAGCAGTTGAGCTAGGCATACCAGACATAATCAACAACCACAATGGCCAATCCATTACTCTCCCTGAGTTGGTCTCTGCCCTTCATCTTCCTCCAGCCAAAAATGGCTTCGTCCACCGTTTGATGCGCCTATTAGTACACTCCGGCTTCTTCACATCAAAGAAAATCAGCCAAAATCAAGAAGAGCAAGAGGCATATGATCTGACACCTTCGTCTAGACTACTTCTGAAAGATAAAGTAGTGGTCCAATCCTTGTCACCCTTTGTTCTTGCAATGCTTGATCCAGCCTTTATGGCTCCATGGCATTTTCTTGGAAGTTGGCTCCAAAAAGATGAGTCTGCAACAACACCATTTGAGTTGGCTCATGAGATGAGCATTTTTGAGTACATGAGCAAGAATACTGAGTTCAGTGACCTTTTCAATGGGGCAATGGCCAGTGACTCGGGGATGATGAAGTTGGTTGTGAAAGATATTAGGCCTGTTTTCGAGGGACTGTGTTCATTGGTCGATGTGGGTGGTGGCACAGGAGGAGTCTGCAGGATCCTCATTGAGGCATTTCCTCACCTGAAATGTAAAGTGCTTGAATTACCACATGTGATTGCCGATTTGCCTAATACTGAAAACTTGATATTTGTTGAGGGTGACATGTTTCAGGCAATCCCTCAAGCTGATGCACTTCTACTCAAG TGGATTTTACATGATTGGAGTGATGAGGAATGCTTGACGATTTTAAAGAAATGTAGAGAAGCAATTCCAAGCTATGGTGGAGGGAAGGTTGTGATAATAGACATAGTGATAAATGACCAAAATGATGAACTTGAAACAGCTGAAGCTAAGCTCTACCTCGATttgttgatgatgactttggccactGGCAGAGAGAGAAGTGAAAAAGATTGGGAAAAGCTCTTTTTGGAGGCCGGTTTCACTCGCTATAAAATTATTCCTATATTTGGTTTGAAGTCTCTAATTGAGGTTTTCCCTTGA